One window of Sardina pilchardus chromosome 2, fSarPil1.1, whole genome shotgun sequence genomic DNA carries:
- the vwa10.2 gene encoding von Willebrand factor A domain-containing protein 7 produces the protein MLSEVTAPASLLWAVLLISPLTEAFKPLLSPGGGSLTHRDITQRAIFRKTAQVCRAMATAQGQDFTLAIDDKLTAYTLQRACFSGGSSFLSALAFQTAVTKTYLSNAAVDVLLALSAPHHFDDETFAEGREVVTQAAAAAKAAVKHGSFISARISLGSACHTLQDFYSHSNWIEMGNRVPFSKLIRPDMSLDNLAGPERATCRNCTGGNCTNNVLPDILQEQKLTSGYFSLFSSAKPAGKCSHGGSFDRTSGQDPVGGINKDDTSESHGHLHLRAAEVAINATMELLEDIRLATGDKDFLRLVGISQSSVLCFVIDTTGSMADDIAEAKRVSFSIINLKRGTQEEPSEYILVPFNDPGFGPLVRTTDADVFKQEINKLSAAGGGDIPEMCLSGLLLALTGAPPSSDIFVFTDAAAKDAELKSTVTALIESTKSKVTFMLTDPTRSARRHQRSGSPASRALSDAETQLYRDLAQASGGQAIEVSKSSLPDATVVIQDASTSALVTLLQAVRTPVRAENFTFLLDETVSNVTVYITGSSSPTFTLYSPTGESQDHSVAEGPLGTIQSVGNLQRVQLNTHNRTGLWDITINSAATFTVKVTGQSSINFLFNFVEAFDGAHGDFSLKQSRPSIGKSATLLMSVTGSDSLKVSELALVPVSGSGVRNGTLEDLGGGDFLVTIEELPAGDFNFLLKGEISGVSRSSPALFQRQSSTQLRASSVAVTASVNSTLEPGATFTVPFTVETNTTAGSYTIRARNDRGFSSSSPSNLMLEAGGRAEGTVTLTAPSDTPSGTDVTLTIEAEAPGAIDSNYAVVSFVVASKVTDFTRPVCQIVSITANCTLDCSLGTWQLSANLSDGNGTGIASVMVQTGSGTISTTSSGVGLTAVLYNASCCSLEVELVMVDNAANAAICSASIRNLPSPTTAQPMTTTANATANATANANATANPTANGTVTPASTTSSGQLCSYVSLWLWIAVMSPLLYLQA, from the exons ATGCTCTCTGAGGTGACCGCCCCCGCATCTCTGCTCTGGGCAGTGCTGCTCATCTCGCCACTCACCGAAGCCTTCAAGCCGCTGCTCTCTCCGGGGGGCGGTTCACTTACGCACCGGGACATCACCCAGAGGGCCATCTTCCGCAAGACTGCCCAAGTGTGCCGCGCAATGGCCACTGCCCAGGGTCAGGACTTCACTTTGGCT ATTGATGACAAGCTGACGGCATACACCCTGCAGCGGGCGTGCTTCTCAGGGGGGTCATCCTTCCTGTCGGCCCTGGCCTTCCAGACAGCCGTGACCAAGACGTATCTGAGCAACGCGGCCGTGGACGTTCTCTTGGCTCTGAGCGCTCCGCACCACTTTGACGACGAGACGTTTGCGGAGGGGCGTGAGGTGGTGACccaggccgccgccgccgccaaggCCGCTGTGAAGCACGGGAGCTTCATCTCCGCCAGGATCAGCCTGGGCTCTGCCTGTCAcacactgcag GACTTCTACAGCCACAGTAATTGGATAGAGATGGGGAACAGGGTACCATTTTCCAAACTGATCAGGCCAGACATGTCTTTGGATAatttggcag GCCCTGAAAGAGCCACCTGCAGGAACTGCACAGGAGGAAACTGTACGAATAACGTCCTGCCTGACATCCTGCAGGAGCAGAAACTCACGTCAGGCTACTTCAGTCTCTTCTCTTCAGCCAAGCCAGCAG GCAAGTGTAGCCATGGTGGTTCCTTTGACCGAACCAGTGGTCAGGACCCAGTTGGTGGCATCAACAAGGATGACACCTCGGAGAGCCATGGGCATCTGCACCTGCGAGCCGCAGAGGTGGCCATCAACGCCAccatggagctgctggaggacaTCCGACTGGCCACTGGCGACAAAGACTTCCTGCG gttggTGGGAATATCCCAGTCGTCCGTGCTCTGCTTTGTAATTGACACCACGGGTAGCATGGCAGATGACATTGCCGAGGCAAAGCGCGTTTCGTTCTCCATCATCAACCTCAAACGGGGCACCCAGGAGGAGCCGTCGGAGTACATCCTGGTTCCCTTTAATGACCCAG GCTTCGGTCCACTCGTCAGGACCACTGACGCGGATGTTTTCAAACAGGAGATTAACAAGCTCAGCGCTGCAGGAGGAGGGGATATCCCTGAGATGTGTTTATCAGGActtctg CTGGCGCTAACTGGCGCTCCCCCTTCCTCGGACATCTTTGTGTTCACTGACGCGGCTGCTAAAGACGCGGAGCTGAAGAGCACTGTGACTGCGCTGATTGAGAGCACCAAGTCCAAG GTCACCTTCATGCTGACTGACCCCACGCGCTCGGCACGCCGCCATCAGCGCTCTGGGAGCCCCGCCTCCAGGGCTTTGTCCGACGCAGAGACTCAGCTGTACCGGGACCTGGCGCAGGCTTCAGGGGGCCAGGCCATAGAGGTGTCCAAGTCCTCCCTGCCGGACGCCACCGTGGTCATACAGGACGCCTCCACCTCAGCTCTG GTGACTTTGCTCCAGGCAGTCAGGACTCCAGTGAGGGCAGAGAACTTCACCTTCCTCCTGGATGAGACGGTGTCCAATGTGACCGTGTACATCACAGGGTCCTCCTCACCCACCTTTACCCTTTACAGTCCCACAG GAGAGTCACAGGACCATTCGGTGGCGGAGGGACCCCTGGGTACGATTCAGAGCGTGGGGAACCTACAGCGTGTACAACTGAACACCCACAACCGCACAGGATTGTGGGATATCACCATCAACTCCGCAGCAACGTTCACTGTCAAAGTCACAG GTCAAAGTTCCATCAACTTCCTGTTTAACTTTGTGGAGGCCTTTGATGGTGCACATGGAGATTTTAGCCTAAAACAGAGTCGTCCATCCATTG GTAAGAGTGCTACCCTGCTGATGTCCGTGACTGGCAGTGATTCGTTGAAAGTGTCTGAGTTGGCTCTGGTGCCTGTGTCTGGATCCGGGGTTCGAAATGGAACCCTGGAGGATTTAGGAGGTGGGGACTTCCTGGTGACGATAGAGGAGCTGCCAGCGGGGGACTTCAACTTCCTACTGAAGGGGGAGATCAGCGGAGTGTCCCGCTCCTCTCCCGCCCTCTTCCAGAGGCAGTCGTCCACGCAGCTCAGGGCCTCCAGCGTGGCTGTGACG GCCTCAGTCAACAGCACTCTTGAACCTGGAGCGACCTTTACTGTGCCCTTCACCGTGGAGACCAACACCACAGCGGGCAGCTACACCATCCGAGCGAGAAACGATCGTGGGTTCAGCTCGAGTTCCCCCAGCAACCTGATGCTGGAGGCTGGAGGTCGTGCTGAAGGCACAGTGACCCTCACCGCTCCGTCAGACACCCCCTCGGGCACTGACGTCACACTGACCATCGAGGCCGAGGCCCCTGGGGCCATCGACTCCAACTACGCCGTCGTGAGCTTCGTTGTTGCCTCTAAG GTGACTGACTTCACCCGTCCTGTGTGTCAAATAGTCAGCATCACTGCCAACTGTACACTAGACTGCAGCCTTGGGACATGGCAGCTCTCCGCCAACCTGAGCGACGGCAACGGCACGGGCATCGCTTCAGTGATGGTGCAGACGGGCAGTGGAACGATCAGCACCACCTCCTCCGGGGTGGGCCTGACCGCTGTGCTCTACAACGCCTCCTGCTGTTCCCTGGAGGTAGAGCTGGTCATGGTGGATAACGCTGCCAATGCAGCAATTTGCTCCGCCTCCATAAGGAATCTCCCCTCTCCCACGACTGCTCAGCCAATGACCACCACTGCCAACGCTACAGCCAACGCCACTGCCAACGCCAATGCAACTGCCAACCCCACTGCCAACGGCACAGTAACGCCGGCATCCACAACCTCTAGTGGGCAGCTCTGCAGTTACGTCTCCCTCTGGCTGTGGATCGCAGTGATGTCGCCGTTGCTTTATCTCcaggcttaa